Proteins from a single region of Arctopsyche grandis isolate Sample6627 chromosome 1, ASM5162203v2, whole genome shotgun sequence:
- the LOC143922332 gene encoding lysosomal alpha-glucosidase-like, whose translation MPKIPYKPKKKNEEEILSFESFCSSGSGHDSLTLNDNINYQMYFEKRGSGESSSGQTSKNDGSHSELHETSLSAAGSKQTKSKTTDDAESQGKFYPQNGKYAFLNRMKHSIPKRADSVDNSSDKGSKYERFSDSRNVNAGFCEKLPGLGSGILVLIVVCVLCVVVWWGVWGVVGGAWGEEHYRRLWERAHPQHNQNHHAHYSPSVIVHQQLERLEPIVPFEPKYHDHNNLSTKNKNASEIIKQKHRLDVTEIDSKKNTSPMESSSDRPFISTATQCTAVTDDFRFDCYPEAGASEDGCIKRGCCWIPHYHDEPKSNSFKVNLPNVRTSIGLPYCFYPVKYGNYHFTNITETRHGMLAYLEMQFPSSYPGDINTVAIHVKYLSDDTLQIKIYDAEKRRYEPIFPEIPTMAGSINNLKYRVILEASKLGFKIVRISDNTVILDSQDMGGFVFSDKFLQISFALPSGNIYGLGEHQGKFLLQSDWQRYTLFNHDTAPVENENLYGSHPFYMVVEKSGNSHGVLLVNSNAMDVILQPAPAITFRPIGGIFNFMIMLGPDPNEVISQYTSLIGRPFMPPYWSLGFHLCKYDYGSLNKTREVWKRTRDAGIPFDVQWNDLDYMNNSNIFTYDTILYKNLPQFVKEIHDSGMHYIPLIDPGVSASEIPGTYPPFDKGMEMDVFVKNSSNQPFIGKVWNKASTVWPDFTHPNTTAYWVDMLSSLHKNFSFDGLWIDMNEPSNFLSGPLNGECIEEELPYVPGVGGAYGLRSGTICMNAVQYIDTHFNLHNLFSLTEAIATNFALTEIRGKRPFIISRSSFPGLGKYAGHWSGDIFSEWHDMRMSIPQMLSFSLFGIPMMGSDICGFNGNTTAELCRRWMELGAFYPFSRNHNSDKSIEQDPVILGPMVVDASKKALTIRYTLLPYLYTLFWRAHTNGDTVARPVFFEFPRDNVTYSLDQQFMWGPYLMVVPILDAGTSSVKTYLPKDMWYKYATLTLLTWSGEGTLNEGETILIRGGGILPLQAPSDKKTEPINTSVLRSRPLQLIVALDAAKSANGSLFWDDGESLNTFEEKKYSLVNFAANGDTLKSEVVWWGFGVPTVDKIQILGLVNKITTVYLNKKPIHFTYSKITHLLTVNKLNLPLDNVFTLKWE comes from the exons GGAAATACGCTTTCCTCAATAGAATGAAACATTCGATTCCTAAAAGAGCTGATTCAGTGGACAACAGTTCTGACAAAGGATCGAAGTATGAACGATTTTCTGATAGTCGCAATGTAAATGCAGGTTTTTGCGAAAAGTTGCCTGGGTTGGGTTCAGGTATTCTCGTACTGATAGTAGTCTGCGTACTTTGTGTCGTAGTCTGGTGGGGTGTGTGGGGCGTAGTCGGTGGAGCATGGGGTGAAGAACATTATCGTAGACTCTGGGAGAGAGCTCATCCTCAACACAACCAAAACCATCACGCTCACTATTCACCTAGCGTCATTGTACACCAACAGTTGGAGCGGCTCGAACCGATTGTTCCATTTGAGCCTAAATATCATGACCACAATAACTTgagtactaaaaataaaaacgccTCTGAAATAATCAAACAGAAACACAGATTGGACGTGACAGAAATTGactctaaaaaaaacacgtcacCAATGGAGTCTTCGTCTGATAGACCGTTTATTTCTACGGCTACTCAGTGCACAGCTGTAACGGATGATTTCAGATTTGATTGCTATCCAGAAGCGGGAGCTTCCGAGGACGGTTGCATAAAACGGGGATGTTGTTGGATTCCGCACTATCATGACGAACCTAAATCGAACAGTTTTAAAGTTAATTTACCAAATGTTCGCACGTCAATAGGATTGCCGTATTGTTTTTATCCGGTGAAGTATGGAAACTACCACTTCACAAACATAACCGAAACTCGACATGGGATGTTGGCGTATCTTGAAATGCAGTTTCCGAGCTCTTATCCTGGCGATATTAACACTGTGGCTATCCATGTGAAATATTTATCCGATGATACATTACAAATTAAG ATTTACGACGCTGAAAAGAGAAGATATGAACCGATATTTCCGGAAATACCAACCATGGCTGGATcaatcaataatttaaaatatcgtGTTATATTAGAAGCTTCAAAGTTAGGTTTTAAAATTGTGAGAATATCAGATAATACTGTCAT ACTGGATAGTCAAGACATGGGAGGATTCGTGTTTTCTGATAAGTTCTTGCAGATAAGCTTTGCTCTTCCGTCTGGTAATATCTACGGTTTGGGAGAACATCAAGGGAAATTTCTGCTTCAGTCAGATTGGCAACGTTATACATTGTTCAATCATGACACTGCGCCTGTAGAAAAT GAAAATTTGTATGGATCTCATCCATTTTACATGGTTGTTGAAAAATCAGGGAACAGCCACGGTGTATTACTAGTCAATTCTAATGCCATGG ATGTGATTCTTCAACCGGCTCCGGCCATAACATTTAGACCTATCGGTGGAATATTTAACTTTATGATCATGCTTGGACCTGATCCTAATGAGGTCATATCGCAATATACATCGTTGATTGGAAGACCATTTATGCCACCATATTGGTCTTTAGGGTTCCATTTGTGCAA ATATGATTATGGAAGTTTGAATAAGACTCGGGAAGTATGGAAAAGAACGCGAGACGCTGGAATACCATTC GATGTGCAATGGAATGATTTGGATTATATGAATAACTCAAATATATTCACCTATGAtacaatattgtataaaaatttgccTCAATTCGTAAAAGAAATTCATGATTCTGGAATGCATTATATTCCTTTGATTG ATCCTGGCGTGAGTGCATCGGAAATACCGGGAACTTATCCACCATTTGACAAAGGCATGGAAATGGACGTTTTCGTTAAAAATTCATCAAATCAGCCTTTCATTggaaaa gtgTGGAATAAAGCATCGACTGTTTGGCCGGATTTTACCCACCCTAATACAACTGCTTATTGGGTGGATATGCTATCATCTTTGCATAAAAACTTCTCGTTTGATGGATTGTGGATT gaTATGAACGAACCGTCGAATTTCTTATCGGGTCCTTTGAATGGGGAATGTATCGAAGAGGAGCTTCCATACGTACCAGGAGTTGGTGGAGCTTATGGGCTCCGTTCTGGTACGATATGTATGAATGCAGTGCAGTATATCGATACTCACTTCAATTTACACAATTTGTTTTCGTTAACCGAAGCCATTGCTACAAATTT CGCTCTCACCGAGATTCGAGGAAAGCGTCCATTCATTATATCAAGGTCTTCATTCCCTGGACTTGGTAAGTATGCCGGTCATTGGAGCGGTGATATCTTTAGCGAGTGGCACGATATGAGGATGTCCATTCCAC AGATGCTCAGCTTCAGTTTGTTTGGTATTCCGATGATGGGATCAGATATTTGCGGCTTTAACGGCAACACTACGGCAGAGTTATGTCGACGTTGGATGGAGCTGGGGGCATTTTATCCATTTTCACGGAATCACAATTCCGACAAGTCAATT gaACAAGATCCGGTTATTTTGGGTCCAATGGTGGTAGATGCGAGTAAAAAAGCCCTTACAATACGCTATACCTTATTACCATACCTTTATACATTGTTTTGGAGAGCGCATACAAATGGCGATACCGTTGCAAGACCTGTATTTTTCGA ATTTCCCCGTGACAACGTGACGTACTCATTGGATCAACAATTCATGTGGGGTCCATATTTAATGGTCGTTCCGATTCTTGACGCCGGAACTTCATCTGTTAAAACTTATCTGCCCAAAGACATGTGGTACAAGTACGCTACCTTGACTTTACTCACTTGGTCTGGCGAAGGCACGCTCAACGAGGGAGAAACAATCTTAATTCGAGGTGGTGGCATATTACCGCTGCAAGCTCCGAGCGATAAGAAAACTGAACCGATTAATACTTCTGTGCTGCGCAGTAGACCACTGCAACTTATCGTGGCCTTAGATGCCGCTAAGAGTGCTAATGGAAGCCTGTTTTGGGATGACGGAGAAAGCCTAA ATACGTTCGAGGAGAAGAAGTACAGTTTGGTGAATTTTGCAGCAAACGGTGATACGCTAAAGAGTGAAGTTGTGTGGTGGGGTTTCGGTGTACCTACAGTTGATAAAATACAAATCTTGGGCCTGGTCAACAAAATAACGACCGTGTATCTCAACAAAAAACCGATCCATTTTACGTATAGTAAAATTACGCACCTATTGACTGTGAATAAATTAAACTTGCCATTGGATAATGTGTTCACCCTCAAGTGGgaataa
- the LOC143922313 gene encoding transcription and mRNA export factor ENY2-like — MTLTTVANQRLVLTGDRERFKELLRRRLLECGWRDQIRMLCRDVVKENEGSNISIDTLVTTVTPRARSLVPDTVKKELLQKIKSHLVSQKDL; from the exons ATGACACTCACCACAGTCGCCAACCAAAGGCTGGTGCTCACCGGAGACCGGGAGAG GTTCAAAGAATTACTCCGGAGACGCCTGCTCGAGTGCGGATGGCGAGATCAGATCCGAATGCTGTGCAGGGACGTCGTCAAGGAGAACGAGGGATCCAACATCAGCATCGACACTTTAGTCACTACCGTCACGCCTAGGGCGCGCTCCCTCGTTCCCGACACTGTCAAGAAAGAACTCCTGCAAAAGATCAAGAGCCACTTGGTGTCGCAAAAGGACTTGTAG
- the LOC143909225 gene encoding uncharacterized protein LOC143909225 isoform X3, producing MTNMRDRLRGPRRAAGAPSSVGGGRKQRAVGAVSAKPRPHVCEAPTCGKAFLSKNDLRKHSLIHLGVKPFGCEQCGRWFRQAGNLRNHVTSHHSSVVENAAVFVCDHCGKPFLIKERLRLHLRTHTGLKPYACPQCPGKFARLGQLKQHARVHSGERAHSCSHCAATFTCAGKLRLHARRHQDRRDYTCYLCGKRFLRPDSIKKHLRCYHDGEKPFQCGICNKRLKGHLQEHLRTHEAARPHGCPDCGGRFAQRSQLVVHQRTHSGARPYRCPVCWRAFSHSTALKLHVRRHTGEKPFQCPMCSATFSQLPHKKKHVYCIHGERRSYNHPACGALFKMKHDLDKHIATCTFVGASDTENLSTEEQLSRRVADAYKSVDPPMALTKMRLLLAVLLKKISSSKRLDELGLF from the exons ATGACGAACATGCGCGACCGGCTGCGGGGGCCGAGGCGCGCCGCCGGAGCCCCGAGCTCGGTGGGCGGGGGGCGGAAGCAGAGGGCGGTGGGTGCGGTGAGTGCGAAGCCGCGGCCGCACGTGTGCGAGGCGCCGACGTGCGGCAAAGCCTTCCTCAGCAAGAACGACCTGCGCAAGCACTCGCTGATCCACCTGGGCGTGAAGCCGTTCGGGTGCGAGCAGTGCGGCCGGTGGTTCCGACAGGCGGGCAACCTGCGCAACCACGTGACGTCGCACCACTCGTCGGTGGTGGAGAACGCGGCGGTGTTCGTGTGCGACCACTGCGGCAAGCCGTTCCTCATCAAGGAGCGGCTGCGACTGCACCTGCGCACGCACACGGGCCTCAAGCCGTACGCGTGCCCGCAGTGCCCCGGCAAGTTCGCGCGCCTGGGCCAGCTGAAGCAGCACGCGCGCGTGCACAGCGGCGAGCGCGCGCACTCGTGCTCGCACTGCGCCGCCACGTTCACGTGCGCGGGCAAACTGCGGCTGCACGCGCGCCGCCACCAGGACCGCCGCGACTACACCTGCTACCTCTGCGGCAAGCGCTTCCTCCGCCCCGACTCCATCAAGAAACACCTGCGCTGCTACCACGACGGCGAGAAGCCCTTCCAGTGCGGCATCTGCAACAAGCGGCTCAAGGGTCACCTGCAG GAACACTTGCGTACGCACGAAGCTGCCCGTCCGCATGGTTGTCCTGACTGCGGTGGGCGTTTTGCACAGAGATCTCAACTAGTAGTACATCAGCGAACGCATTCAGGTGCCCGGCCGTACCGGTGTCCCGTATGCTGGCGGGCCTTCTCCCATTCCACCGCTCTGAAACTGCACGTGCGACGACACACTGGTGAAAAACCATTCCAGTGTCCTATGTGCTCGGCCACGTTTTCTCAACTGCCGCACAAAAAGAAACATGTCTACTGCATCCACGGCGAGAGACGGTCGTATAATCATCCGGCGTGCGGCGCCCTCTTCAAAATGAAGCACGATCTCGACAAGCACATTGCCACGTGCACGTTTGTAGGCGCTTCCGATACTGAGAACCTCTCGACCGAGGAGCAGCTGTCGAGACGTGTGGCCGATGCGTACAAGTCTGTCGATCCACCGATGGCTCTCACCAAAATGCGTCTACTTCTGGCCGTACTCTTGAAAAAGATATCGAGCTCCAAGAGGTTGGACGAGTTAGGTCT GTTTTAA
- the LOC143909225 gene encoding uncharacterized protein LOC143909225 isoform X2 encodes MTNMRDRLRGPRRAAGAPSSVGGGRKQRAVGAVSAKPRPHVCEAPTCGKAFLSKNDLRKHSLIHLGVKPFGCEQCGRWFRQAGNLRNHVTSHHSSVVENAAVFVCDHCGKPFLIKERLRLHLRTHTGLKPYACPQCPGKFARLGQLKQHARVHSGERAHSCSHCAATFTCAGKLRLHARRHQDRRDYTCYLCGKRFLRPDSIKKHLRCYHDGEKPFQCGICNKRLKGHLQEHLRTHEAARPHGCPDCGGRFAQRSQLVVHQRTHSGARPYRCPVCWRAFSHSTALKLHVRRHTGEKPFQCPMCSATFSQLPHKKKHVYCIHGERRSYNHPACGALFKMKHDLDKHIATCTFVGASDTENLSTEEQLSRRVADAYKSVDPPMALTKMRLLLAVLLKKISSSKRLDELGLSTSCSCQHALIRRPVLISD; translated from the exons ATGACGAACATGCGCGACCGGCTGCGGGGGCCGAGGCGCGCCGCCGGAGCCCCGAGCTCGGTGGGCGGGGGGCGGAAGCAGAGGGCGGTGGGTGCGGTGAGTGCGAAGCCGCGGCCGCACGTGTGCGAGGCGCCGACGTGCGGCAAAGCCTTCCTCAGCAAGAACGACCTGCGCAAGCACTCGCTGATCCACCTGGGCGTGAAGCCGTTCGGGTGCGAGCAGTGCGGCCGGTGGTTCCGACAGGCGGGCAACCTGCGCAACCACGTGACGTCGCACCACTCGTCGGTGGTGGAGAACGCGGCGGTGTTCGTGTGCGACCACTGCGGCAAGCCGTTCCTCATCAAGGAGCGGCTGCGACTGCACCTGCGCACGCACACGGGCCTCAAGCCGTACGCGTGCCCGCAGTGCCCCGGCAAGTTCGCGCGCCTGGGCCAGCTGAAGCAGCACGCGCGCGTGCACAGCGGCGAGCGCGCGCACTCGTGCTCGCACTGCGCCGCCACGTTCACGTGCGCGGGCAAACTGCGGCTGCACGCGCGCCGCCACCAGGACCGCCGCGACTACACCTGCTACCTCTGCGGCAAGCGCTTCCTCCGCCCCGACTCCATCAAGAAACACCTGCGCTGCTACCACGACGGCGAGAAGCCCTTCCAGTGCGGCATCTGCAACAAGCGGCTCAAGGGTCACCTGCAG GAACACTTGCGTACGCACGAAGCTGCCCGTCCGCATGGTTGTCCTGACTGCGGTGGGCGTTTTGCACAGAGATCTCAACTAGTAGTACATCAGCGAACGCATTCAGGTGCCCGGCCGTACCGGTGTCCCGTATGCTGGCGGGCCTTCTCCCATTCCACCGCTCTGAAACTGCACGTGCGACGACACACTGGTGAAAAACCATTCCAGTGTCCTATGTGCTCGGCCACGTTTTCTCAACTGCCGCACAAAAAGAAACATGTCTACTGCATCCACGGCGAGAGACGGTCGTATAATCATCCGGCGTGCGGCGCCCTCTTCAAAATGAAGCACGATCTCGACAAGCACATTGCCACGTGCACGTTTGTAGGCGCTTCCGATACTGAGAACCTCTCGACCGAGGAGCAGCTGTCGAGACGTGTGGCCGATGCGTACAAGTCTGTCGATCCACCGATGGCTCTCACCAAAATGCGTCTACTTCTGGCCGTACTCTTGAAAAAGATATCGAGCTCCAAGAGGTTGGACGAGTTAG GTCTTTCAACGTCGTGTTCGTGCCAACATGCTCTCATTCGTCGTCCG GTTTTAATAAGCGATTGA
- the LOC143909225 gene encoding uncharacterized protein LOC143909225 isoform X1 produces the protein MTNMRDRLRGPRRAAGAPSSVGGGRKQRAVGAVSAKPRPHVCEAPTCGKAFLSKNDLRKHSLIHLGVKPFGCEQCGRWFRQAGNLRNHVTSHHSSVVENAAVFVCDHCGKPFLIKERLRLHLRTHTGLKPYACPQCPGKFARLGQLKQHARVHSGERAHSCSHCAATFTCAGKLRLHARRHQDRRDYTCYLCGKRFLRPDSIKKHLRCYHDGEKPFQCGICNKRLKGHLQEHLRTHEAARPHGCPDCGGRFAQRSQLVVHQRTHSGARPYRCPVCWRAFSHSTALKLHVRRHTGEKPFQCPMCSATFSQLPHKKKHVYCIHGERRSYNHPACGALFKMKHDLDKHIATCTFVGASDTENLSTEEQLSRRVADAYKSVDPPMALTKMRLLLAVLLKKISSSKRLDELGFNKRLIDDILTESLESSGHTPMKDQTVSCAERLRHNVQLLLEWTIPPHFMKRFREERRSTEELLEELTS, from the exons ATGACGAACATGCGCGACCGGCTGCGGGGGCCGAGGCGCGCCGCCGGAGCCCCGAGCTCGGTGGGCGGGGGGCGGAAGCAGAGGGCGGTGGGTGCGGTGAGTGCGAAGCCGCGGCCGCACGTGTGCGAGGCGCCGACGTGCGGCAAAGCCTTCCTCAGCAAGAACGACCTGCGCAAGCACTCGCTGATCCACCTGGGCGTGAAGCCGTTCGGGTGCGAGCAGTGCGGCCGGTGGTTCCGACAGGCGGGCAACCTGCGCAACCACGTGACGTCGCACCACTCGTCGGTGGTGGAGAACGCGGCGGTGTTCGTGTGCGACCACTGCGGCAAGCCGTTCCTCATCAAGGAGCGGCTGCGACTGCACCTGCGCACGCACACGGGCCTCAAGCCGTACGCGTGCCCGCAGTGCCCCGGCAAGTTCGCGCGCCTGGGCCAGCTGAAGCAGCACGCGCGCGTGCACAGCGGCGAGCGCGCGCACTCGTGCTCGCACTGCGCCGCCACGTTCACGTGCGCGGGCAAACTGCGGCTGCACGCGCGCCGCCACCAGGACCGCCGCGACTACACCTGCTACCTCTGCGGCAAGCGCTTCCTCCGCCCCGACTCCATCAAGAAACACCTGCGCTGCTACCACGACGGCGAGAAGCCCTTCCAGTGCGGCATCTGCAACAAGCGGCTCAAGGGTCACCTGCAG GAACACTTGCGTACGCACGAAGCTGCCCGTCCGCATGGTTGTCCTGACTGCGGTGGGCGTTTTGCACAGAGATCTCAACTAGTAGTACATCAGCGAACGCATTCAGGTGCCCGGCCGTACCGGTGTCCCGTATGCTGGCGGGCCTTCTCCCATTCCACCGCTCTGAAACTGCACGTGCGACGACACACTGGTGAAAAACCATTCCAGTGTCCTATGTGCTCGGCCACGTTTTCTCAACTGCCGCACAAAAAGAAACATGTCTACTGCATCCACGGCGAGAGACGGTCGTATAATCATCCGGCGTGCGGCGCCCTCTTCAAAATGAAGCACGATCTCGACAAGCACATTGCCACGTGCACGTTTGTAGGCGCTTCCGATACTGAGAACCTCTCGACCGAGGAGCAGCTGTCGAGACGTGTGGCCGATGCGTACAAGTCTGTCGATCCACCGATGGCTCTCACCAAAATGCGTCTACTTCTGGCCGTACTCTTGAAAAAGATATCGAGCTCCAAGAGGTTGGACGAGTTAG GTTTTAATAAGCGATTGATCGATGACATCTTGACAGAATCGTTGGAGTCATCCGGTCACACTCCTATGAAAGACCAAACGGTGAGTTGTGCGGAGAGGCTGCGTCACAATGTACAGCTGTTGTTAGAGTGGACGATACCGCCACACTTTATGAAACGTTTCCGCGAAGAGCGACGCTCCACCGAAGAGCTTCTCGAAGAACTCACGAGTTAA